The genomic interval ATAGGCTTTCTCGTCGAAGTACTCGGTCTCGAACAGGGTGGTCGTCCCCTCGCACGGATTGGGGGTGAAGATCGGGGCGTCGGCGAGGGTGAAGCCTTCCCGGTTGAGGAAGCCGCGGCAGGCGTCGACGAGGGTGTGGCGGATCTTCAAGATGGCGTGCTGCCGCTGCGAGCGGATCCAGAGATGCCGGTGATCCAGGAGGAACGGCGTTCCGTGCTCCTTCGGCGTGATCGGATACTCGCGGCTCTCCCCCACGACCTCGAGCCCCGTGAGGGTGAGCTCCACGCCGCTCGGAGCCCGCTTGTCCTCGCGCACGAGGCCCCGCGCCCGGATCGCCGCCTCCTGCGACACCGCCGCGGCGCGGGCAAAGACGTCCTCGGGCAGATCCGCCTTCGAGGCGACGCACTGCACGACGCCGCTTCCGTCCCTTACTTGGAGAAATTCGAGCTTCCCGCTCGATCGTCGCGCGTAGAGCCACCCCTCCAGCAGGACCTCTTGTCCGACCTTTCCGGGGAGTGCTTCGATGCGGGTCGCTTGCGCCGGCATGCCGCTTCCTCCCAACCTCCCTTGGATGACAACGATGCGTCGTGAGGCGCGTAGGATAGCACGCTGGGGGACAAATCCCTTGACACCCCTTCCACCCCACCACTAACGTGCGCCCGTGACGCGCCGAACGACTGGTCATCGAGCCTCGCACGCGCACCGGCGACATTTTCGCGTCCCCGCGGTTGCGTTCACACTCCTCGCCTCGGCACTCTCTCTGGCTTCCCCGCGGGCTGCCATCGCGAAGGGTGAGGCGTTCGCGCCGGCCGGCGCCGAAGCGATTACGAGCGCGCTCAACCAGAAGTACGACTCCGGCGTGACGCGCGCCCTGGCGGCGGCGCAGGCCTGCTACCGCGAGGCCCTCGCGCAGGACGCCACCGGGAAACCCGCCGAGGCCATCCGACTCCTGGAAGCGGCGTCCGCCTTCGACCCGGACTTCCCGGACGCGCACTTCACGCTGGCCCGCGTGCTGGCGTTTCGAAACCCGGGCCGCGCGGTGGGCGAGCTGAGCGAGGCCTTCCGCATTCTCGGGCGAAGCTACCCCTGGCAGCGCCACCTTCTCGCGAACGTGCTGACCGGCCTCATCGCCGTTTGGATGGTCAGCCTCCTTCTCGCGGTGATCGGAATCGCGTTCCGGCACTTCCCCCACCTGGTCCACGTCGTGCGGGAGCTGTTGGGAGCGCCCCAATCGCACATCGGGCAGGCGTCCGCCGCCGTCGTGACGCTCTCCCCCGCGGTATGGGGGCTCGGCGCCATCCCGACGGCGACGCTCTTCTCCGGCCTCACCTCCTTCCGTTTCGGGAAGCGCGAGGTGGGTCTCGTGGTGCTGTTCCTGGTCTCCGCGCTCGTTCTCGCGGGCGGTATCGGCGCGATCGCCCCTTGGGCGGGCGCGCCGACGCTCGAGGAGCCGGGACTTCTGGTGGACCGCGCGATGAACTCCGGGTACGACCCGGACCTCGCGGCGGCGCTCATGTCGTGGGAGGCCCGCGACGCGACCGAAGCGCTCTTCCCGTTCGCGCTCGGATCGATGGCGCGGCGAAGCGGGGACCTCGACATGGCCGAGAGGCAGCTTACCCTCGCCGCCGTGCTCCGCCCGAAGACGGCCTGGATCCTGACGAACCTCGGAAACGTCTACTTCGCGCGCGAGGATTTCGGGCGGGCGAGGCAGACCTACGAGGCGGCCGCGGCCGCCACGCCCGGGGCGGTCGAGCCTCATTTCAATCTGGCGCAGGTCTATACGAAGCAGCTCATGTTCACGGAGGCGAGTCGAGAGCAGTCCCGCGCCTCCACAATCTCGTTCGATCGCGTGGCCGATTTCAGCCGCTGGACCGCGCCGCAGCTCAACCGGAGCGTCATGGACGCGGATCCGCCCGCCGAGGCGCTGTGGGGGCTCTCCCGGCGTTTCGCGTCGCACCGGATCCCGAGCGTCCGCGAAGGAAACGCCCTGATCCGGTGGGTCACGCGCCTGGCGCCGCCGGCGCCTTTTGCGCTGGTCTTCATCCCCGCGATGTTTCTCATCTTCGCCGGGATCGGCCAATTCCTCGGGCGGGGCCTCCCGACGATGCACTGCTCCAACTGCCAGACGGTGATCTGCCGCCGCTGCGTCAAGCGGATGCAGCAGCGCGCCTTCTGTGAGAACTGCTTCAAATCGGTGAAGGAGCTGAAGTCGACGGAGTTCACCCGGCTTCTCCTCACCCGGCAGGGCCGGGGCGCCGCGCGGAGGCGCACGGCGGGCCAGGCGATCCTCACCCTCCTCGTGCCCGGTGCGGCTCAGATGCTCCGGGGCGCGACCCTCTCGGGATTCTTCGCTCTCCTCGTGATGAGCTCGGCGGCGCTGCTCGTCGTTTGGAACGGCGCCCTGGTGCCGTCGCTCGACGTGCTTCCGTCCCCGACGTCGGGATTGGCCAAGAGAATCCCACTCATCCTCCTCTTCCTGCTCACGTACGCGATCAGCGTCGCGCGGTATTTCTCCACGACGACGACACACGTCGAGGACCTGACCGCCCCGGTGGACGAGGCAACGGGCGCGGGCGCGAGACCGGCGCGCGCCCGAACGGGCCGGAGACCCTGACATGGCGCTCCAGGGAAACCTCGACGATTTCAGCCTCCCCGAAATCCTTCAGCTGATCGCGGTTCAGCAGAAGTCGGGCGTGCTCAAGCTGACCGCCGGCGATGATGTCGCGGTCGTCTTCTTCGAGGCGGGCAAGATCGTCTCGACGCGCGACCGACGCAGGAACGCGCGCGATCCGCTGAAGCCGTACTTGGTCCGGACGGGGCATCTGACCGAGGCCCAGCTGAAGCAGATCGAGACCATCGAGGCCGAGAGTCGGAGGGAGCTGACCGACGTCCTCCTCTCCGGCAACTACATGACGAGCGAGGCGCTCACGCAGGCGCTGGAGCACCAGATCCAGGACACGCTCCACCAGCTGCTCACGTGGAAATCCGGCTCCTACCACTTCTCGGGCGATTCACGCACCGTTCCCAAGTTCGCGGTGAACGTCCGCCTGAATACCGAGGGGCTCCTGATGGAGAGCATGCGGCGAATCGATGAGATCGTCCGCTATCGGGAAACGCTCTCCTCCCCCGCGATGGTGCTCCGCCCGAAGCCGCTGGCCATGCCGCCCAAGGAGATGTCGTCCCAGGAGCGGCGCATTCTGCCGCTCGTCGACGGCTTGCGGCCGCTGCGCGACCTCGTCGCGCAATCGAAGCTGGTGGAGTTCGAGGCGTTCGAGGCGCTCCATCACCTCCTGGACCTCGGCGTCATCGAGGTTTCGCTCGGTGCGGCGCCCGCGAAGGTGACCCCGATCGCCGCGGAGCCGCCCCCGGTTCCCGCGCGGCGGACCGCCAACAGCTTCCTCGCCTTCGCGGTCGCCATCGTTTCCCTTGCCGCCTCCTTCGCGATCGCGTTCTTTGTCACTCCGGCTCTTCTCTCCCGAGCGGCGCGAGCCGCGGCGCCGGCGGTGGTCGCCGTCCCGCCCGAGATCGCGCTCGTCGACGAGGCCGCCCGCGTGAGCCTCGCTCTGGAGACCTACCGGCGGGTCCGGGGGGAATATCCTCCGGATCTGGAGACCTTGGGTGTCGAGGGCTACCTCCCCGCGGCGATGGCGCGCGCGGCCGCCCGCCTCTATCAGTACCAGAGCGACGGGGTGACCTACTCGCGCGTTCTCCGCTGAGTCACGCACCACCCCGGCCGACCGCTCGTAGCGGGTAGCCGACGCCCCACCGCCATCGGTTGTAAGCTTCCGTGGCGCCCGCGATCAGAATCGCGGCGAGGAATGCGGCCGGCGCTTGGGGCGCCAGGATCACGAGAAAAAGCAGCTGGAGCCGTATCGAGAGCGCGTTCCACGAGGCGGCCGTCCGCGAATCGAGTCCCGGCCCGAGCGCCAGAATCGCCGCCGCGAGGATGCCCCAGACCGCAGGCGTGAGATCGAGCGCCCAGAGCCCCGCCGCCATCGTCCCCCACGCGAGCCCGACAGACAGGCCCGCCGCCCGCCCCGCGCCCAGCGCGACCGCCGTGGTCCGCTGACCCGCCTGCTCGTCGCCCTCGCGATCGGCCAACATGGTGAGTAGCGAGACCGTCATGATCCCGAGCGTATACGGCAGCGACGCCATCGACCCCGCGCGCAGATCCCCCACGCCCCACGGTCCGCCGCAGCCTGCCGCTCCGAGCAGGAACGCCACGACCCCGTAGCCCGCGCCGTGCGAGAGCACGTCCAGGATCGGCCTTCGCTTGAGCTCGAAGGGCGGCGCCACGTAGGCCACCCCAAGGACCAATGAAACCAGAAGGAGACCCTGCTCGAAGGACGACGCGCCCCGCGCGACAATCGCCGCCACAAGGACGGCGCCGAGACCCACCGCGAGAAGGGATCGGCCGCCGACGAGGCCGCGCACCACGGGGAGTCCCTTCCGGTTCCGACGGTCCCCGTCGCGGTCGCGCCAGGCGTTCGCCCCGTGGACGGCCGCCAGGATCAGAAGCAGCGACGCGAGGGGTCCCGGCGAGAAATCGTTCCGGCCCGACACGCGAAATTCCCAAGCACGCCCCGCGCCGTAGACGGCCACCGCG from Candidatus Eisenbacteria bacterium carries:
- a CDS encoding DUF4388 domain-containing protein, which gives rise to MALQGNLDDFSLPEILQLIAVQQKSGVLKLTAGDDVAVVFFEAGKIVSTRDRRRNARDPLKPYLVRTGHLTEAQLKQIETIEAESRRELTDVLLSGNYMTSEALTQALEHQIQDTLHQLLTWKSGSYHFSGDSRTVPKFAVNVRLNTEGLLMESMRRIDEIVRYRETLSSPAMVLRPKPLAMPPKEMSSQERRILPLVDGLRPLRDLVAQSKLVEFEAFEALHHLLDLGVIEVSLGAAPAKVTPIAAEPPPVPARRTANSFLAFAVAIVSLAASFAIAFFVTPALLSRAARAAAPAVVAVPPEIALVDEAARVSLALETYRRVRGEYPPDLETLGVEGYLPAAMARAAARLYQYQSDGVTYSRVLR